The Acetomicrobium flavidum genome window below encodes:
- the cdd gene encoding cytidine deaminase: MSAQEQELFALAKEARESAYAPYSDFKVGAALLGESGTIYLGCNVENASFGLTVCAERIALFKAVSEGERVFKAIAIYAGSKSVPPCGACLQVMAEFGDLDILLFDSKGSYVKWRISELLPQAFRLNG, translated from the coding sequence ATGTCTGCGCAAGAACAGGAACTTTTTGCCTTGGCGAAAGAGGCTCGTGAGAGTGCATACGCTCCATATTCGGACTTTAAAGTGGGGGCGGCCCTTCTTGGCGAGTCAGGCACTATATATTTGGGGTGTAACGTGGAAAATGCTTCCTTCGGTCTTACTGTGTGCGCTGAAAGGATAGCCCTCTTTAAGGCCGTTTCGGAGGGGGAGCGGGTTTTTAAGGCGATAGCCATATACGCCGGCAGCAAGTCGGTACCTCCTTGCGGAGCATGCCTTCAAGTAATGGCGGAATTTGGGGATCTTGATATCCTTTTGTTTGATTCGAAAGGAAGCTACGTAAAGTGGCGGATTTCGGAGCTTTTGCCTCAGGCCTTTCGCCTCAATGGCTAG
- the fliD gene encoding flagellar filament capping protein FliD: MATTDPLFQVTGLASGIDWGTMIDKVMEQERKITDIWTAEKEKLEFKKDLYDEFSANFKTLRSSLTSLKLSSTYLAKTAEMTNLGSSLDPSSVLSITATPDAEIARYDIEVLQLAQAHSVASARIDDPTKTMADLIQDFTSGSFTIGTGDNIATIQVTSSDTLSSLASKINSAKTSEGESIGVTAKILDNRLILTSNSTGEANAIKVTDTNDILGAIQIWDGSTFTNTLKTAQDAKLKIDGLEVQRSGNEISDLINGLTFNLKGTGHVVADVVLDAEKAVNAISDFVEAYNNAIDWINIRVSEEPIEDPTEDYQKRIGMLRGDPLLWQTKSRLRAIISDPIATSGAFKMLSQIGITTESTDYGKSGKLVFDADKFMEAMTTNSNDVSSLMTTVMTKLDNFIGDTVDNVPVTVGSTVVTKGRLASEVNYLNDRINAIDKRIADFENRLAIKEKGLIEQYSQMETILSQLSQQASWLSGIVSQLGSVGKSS; encoded by the coding sequence ATGGCTACAACTGATCCCCTTTTTCAAGTTACCGGACTTGCCTCCGGCATAGATTGGGGAACAATGATAGACAAAGTAATGGAACAGGAACGAAAGATCACAGACATTTGGACTGCAGAGAAAGAAAAGCTGGAATTCAAAAAGGACCTATATGATGAATTCAGCGCAAACTTCAAGACATTACGCTCAAGCCTGACGTCGCTTAAACTTTCTTCCACCTACCTCGCAAAGACAGCGGAGATGACTAACCTTGGAAGCTCGTTAGACCCATCGTCTGTATTGAGCATAACAGCGACGCCCGACGCTGAAATTGCAAGATACGACATCGAGGTCTTGCAGTTGGCACAGGCACATAGCGTAGCAAGTGCGCGGATCGATGACCCGACAAAGACCATGGCAGACCTCATTCAGGACTTTACCAGCGGAAGCTTTACCATAGGGACCGGAGACAATATAGCAACAATTCAGGTGACAAGCAGCGATACGTTGTCATCTTTGGCCTCTAAGATCAATTCTGCTAAAACCAGCGAGGGGGAAAGCATCGGCGTAACGGCAAAGATATTGGACAATCGGCTAATATTGACCAGTAACAGCACCGGGGAAGCCAACGCCATAAAGGTCACAGACACCAACGATATTCTTGGTGCTATTCAAATTTGGGACGGCTCGACCTTTACCAACACTCTAAAGACAGCACAAGATGCCAAACTTAAAATAGACGGCCTAGAGGTCCAAAGGTCCGGAAACGAGATAAGCGATCTAATAAACGGACTTACGTTTAACCTAAAAGGAACAGGACATGTTGTCGCCGATGTAGTGCTGGACGCCGAAAAAGCGGTAAATGCCATTAGCGATTTCGTAGAAGCTTACAATAATGCCATAGACTGGATAAACATCAGAGTTTCCGAAGAGCCGATCGAAGATCCTACGGAAGATTACCAAAAAAGAATAGGCATGCTTAGAGGAGACCCCTTGCTATGGCAAACTAAATCTCGGCTACGGGCCATTATTTCAGACCCCATAGCCACGAGTGGCGCCTTTAAAATGCTATCTCAGATTGGGATAACGACTGAATCCACGGATTACGGCAAAAGTGGAAAGCTCGTATTCGACGCCGATAAATTTATGGAAGCGATGACCACAAATTCTAATGATGTCTCTTCTCTCATGACCACGGTCATGACTAAACTCGATAATTTCATAGGTGATACCGTAGATAACGTTCCTGTCACAGTAGGCTCTACAGTCGTAACGAAGGGACGGCTTGCTAGCGAGGTTAACTACCTGAATGATCGGATAAACGCAATAGATAAAAGGATTGCCGACTTCGAGAATAGGCTTGCCATAAAAGAAAAGGGATTGATAGAACAATACTCGCAAATGGAAACAATTTTATCCCAACTAAGCCAACAGGCAAGTTGGCTGTCTGGGATCGTTTCTCAACTTGGATCCGTCGGCAAGTCATCATAA
- the gcvPA gene encoding aminomethyl-transferring glycine dehydrogenase subunit GcvPA, translating to MKDKNNFIYPYIPNSLLEFKQSMMREIGINEVDELYQDIPKELRFKGKMNLPKPLHSEMDLKRHMEEILSKNRTCEENVSFLGAGCWRHYVPAICDEINSRAEFLTAYAGEPYEDHGRFQALFEYESMMAELVDMDVVNVPTYDGAQAAATSLRMASRITGRKEVLIAGAIHPERLLVIKNYLNPDIKVISVNYDKVSGQVDLEDLRQKVSSKTAAIYFENPTYFGCIECQGENISRIAHEEGALMVTFVDPISLGVIAPPSHYGADIVCGDIQPLGIHMNYGGGCGGFIATRDEEKFVMEYPSRLFGITRTVVEGEWGFGDVAYERTSFAKREEGKEFVGTAAALWGITAGVYLALIGPQGMKDIGKTIMQKAQYAARKLSAINGVKAPLHDAPYFKEFVVDFNATGITVEEVNNALLKEGIFGGKDLSREFPPLGQSALYCITEVHSKNDIDHLVETLNEILTR from the coding sequence TTGAAAGATAAAAATAATTTCATTTATCCCTACATCCCAAATTCGTTGCTCGAATTTAAGCAGTCTATGATGAGGGAAATAGGAATAAACGAGGTAGATGAGCTTTATCAAGATATTCCGAAAGAACTTAGATTCAAAGGAAAGATGAATTTGCCCAAGCCCCTACATTCGGAAATGGATCTAAAACGACACATGGAGGAAATATTATCTAAGAACAGGACATGCGAGGAAAATGTCAGCTTTCTGGGGGCCGGTTGTTGGCGGCATTATGTACCGGCCATTTGTGACGAGATCAACAGCAGAGCTGAGTTTTTGACGGCTTATGCAGGTGAACCCTACGAAGACCATGGAAGGTTTCAAGCGCTCTTCGAATATGAAAGCATGATGGCAGAACTCGTCGATATGGACGTGGTAAACGTACCAACCTATGATGGAGCGCAAGCTGCAGCGACTTCCTTGCGGATGGCCTCAAGGATTACCGGGAGAAAAGAGGTTTTAATTGCCGGTGCAATACATCCTGAAAGATTGCTCGTGATTAAGAATTATTTAAACCCCGACATTAAGGTCATATCGGTAAATTACGATAAGGTTTCAGGTCAGGTCGACCTTGAGGACTTAAGGCAAAAAGTTTCTTCAAAGACTGCCGCAATTTACTTTGAAAATCCCACATATTTCGGATGCATAGAATGCCAAGGCGAAAACATTTCGCGAATAGCTCACGAAGAGGGAGCCCTCATGGTGACCTTCGTCGATCCCATTTCTTTGGGCGTCATTGCCCCTCCTTCCCATTATGGGGCAGATATTGTGTGTGGCGATATACAACCGCTTGGAATTCACATGAATTACGGTGGTGGATGCGGAGGTTTTATCGCGACTCGTGACGAAGAAAAATTTGTGATGGAATACCCGTCACGTTTATTTGGAATAACCAGGACGGTCGTCGAAGGCGAATGGGGTTTCGGGGACGTGGCATATGAAAGGACCTCTTTCGCCAAGAGGGAAGAGGGCAAGGAATTCGTTGGAACTGCAGCTGCGCTTTGGGGCATTACCGCAGGGGTTTACTTGGCTTTGATAGGGCCTCAGGGAATGAAGGATATAGGCAAAACGATCATGCAAAAGGCTCAGTATGCTGCCCGTAAACTTTCCGCGATAAATGGAGTAAAGGCGCCCTTGCACGATGCACCGTATTTCAAGGAGTTTGTAGTTGACTTTAATGCCACGGGCATAACTGTGGAAGAGGTCAACAATGCCTTGCTCAAGGAAGGAATTTTTGGGGGTAAGGATTTGTCCAGGGAATTTCCTCCTTTAGGGCAAAGTGCTCTTTATTGCATTACGGAAGTACATTCAAAAAATGATATAGACCATCTCGTTGAAACATTAAATGAAATACTTACACGATAA
- a CDS encoding SDR family NAD(P)-dependent oxidoreductase: MMKDRDVLSLEGKVAAVTGAASGIGHATAELLAKFGAQVVLLDVDEAKGELSAQKIVDQGGKACFMKCDVTSEKACKKVIEEIKDKFGRLDILHNNAGIIIRKTVVELDEKEWNLAVDVCLKGTYLLSKHAIPLMAAGGGGSIINTGSGWGLKGGEKAASYCAAKGGVVNLTRAMAIDHGRDNIRVNCVCPGDIDTPLLRGEARQLGVNEEEFLQSSARERPLGRIGTPKDIANAVLFLASDLSKWITGAVLVVDGGGLA; this comes from the coding sequence ATGATGAAAGATAGAGATGTTCTGTCGCTGGAAGGAAAAGTAGCCGCAGTTACAGGTGCTGCATCGGGCATCGGGCATGCTACAGCCGAACTTCTTGCAAAATTTGGTGCACAGGTAGTTTTACTCGATGTCGATGAAGCAAAAGGCGAGTTGTCTGCCCAAAAGATAGTGGATCAGGGCGGGAAAGCATGTTTTATGAAATGCGACGTTACTTCGGAAAAAGCCTGCAAAAAGGTCATTGAAGAGATAAAAGACAAATTTGGCAGGCTCGATATCTTACATAACAATGCGGGCATCATCATTAGGAAGACCGTAGTCGAATTAGATGAGAAGGAATGGAATCTGGCTGTAGATGTCTGTTTAAAGGGAACATATTTGCTTTCAAAACATGCCATACCGCTTATGGCTGCAGGTGGTGGAGGCAGCATCATAAACACCGGCTCTGGATGGGGTCTAAAAGGTGGGGAAAAGGCAGCTTCCTACTGTGCTGCGAAAGGCGGCGTTGTAAACCTCACGCGTGCGATGGCCATAGATCATGGGAGGGATAATATCAGGGTAAATTGTGTTTGTCCCGGCGACATAGATACACCTTTGCTTAGAGGAGAAGCACGTCAACTTGGGGTTAACGAAGAAGAGTTTCTGCAGTCCTCTGCCAGAGAAAGGCCTTTGGGAAGGATAGGAACTCCTAAAGATATAGCTAATGCAGTTTTGTTTTTGGCAAGCGATCTATCTAAATGGATAACGGGTGCTGTATTGGTAGTGGATGGCGGTGGGTTAGCCTAA
- the gcvPB gene encoding aminomethyl-transferring glycine dehydrogenase subunit GcvPB, translating to MLENKKAKLRNFHQAHWDEPVIFELSAKGARGILVPEAEEEIKAEVGDGISRIPAHLRRKEPPALPELFQAQVLRHYLHLSQATLGADLNIEIGQGTCTIKYSPKINESFATSSKVTELHPFQAEGTVQGALEILYKTDMFLREISGLSRFVFQPGGGSHGLFAIASMIRAYHESRGESGKRDEIITTIFSHPSNAAAAAVKGFKVITLYPDKDGYPDVDALREAVSDRTAGLMITNPEDHGLFNSKIAEFTRIVHEAGGLCSYDQANANGILGMTRALEGGFDFCFFNLHKTFSSPHGCGGPAVGAVGVREEFEQFLPVPLIDFDGEKYFLNYDVKNSIGKVRMFYGVLPVVARAYAWIMSLGEEGLKEVARIAVLNNNYLMRNISKIRGATIPYDAPGKHRLEQVRYSWEKLTKDTGVTTEDVQRRMCDFGMHYWTSHHPWIIPEPFTLEPTESYSKEELDEYVAALKQVSEEAYTDPEKVKNAPYNSCIHKIDPSLLDDPKKWAITWRSYLKKHGKDIDA from the coding sequence ATGCTAGAGAATAAAAAGGCTAAATTGAGGAATTTCCATCAGGCCCATTGGGATGAACCGGTCATATTTGAATTAAGCGCCAAGGGGGCAAGGGGCATACTCGTGCCTGAGGCTGAAGAGGAAATAAAAGCAGAAGTGGGAGACGGCATTTCAAGAATTCCGGCGCACCTTCGAAGAAAGGAGCCGCCAGCGCTGCCGGAATTGTTTCAAGCACAAGTTTTAAGGCATTATCTTCATCTTTCTCAGGCAACTTTGGGGGCTGACCTGAACATCGAGATAGGACAGGGAACGTGTACCATAAAATACAGCCCAAAAATTAATGAAAGCTTTGCCACATCTTCGAAAGTTACGGAATTACATCCCTTTCAGGCGGAGGGTACCGTACAAGGGGCGCTTGAAATACTTTACAAGACCGACATGTTTTTAAGGGAAATATCAGGGCTGTCTCGCTTCGTATTTCAGCCGGGAGGTGGTTCCCATGGGCTATTTGCCATTGCATCTATGATAAGAGCGTATCATGAGTCGCGCGGTGAATCAGGTAAGAGGGATGAAATTATAACCACGATCTTTTCTCACCCATCGAACGCCGCAGCAGCGGCAGTCAAGGGTTTTAAGGTCATAACGTTATACCCTGATAAGGATGGCTATCCCGATGTAGATGCTCTCAGGGAAGCTGTCTCAGATAGGACTGCAGGTCTTATGATAACGAATCCCGAAGATCATGGATTGTTTAACTCCAAGATCGCTGAGTTTACGCGGATCGTTCATGAGGCAGGAGGGCTTTGCAGTTATGATCAGGCCAATGCCAATGGCATTTTAGGCATGACGAGGGCTTTGGAGGGAGGATTTGATTTTTGTTTCTTCAACCTGCACAAAACTTTCTCATCTCCTCATGGCTGTGGGGGTCCGGCTGTTGGAGCAGTTGGTGTAAGGGAGGAGTTTGAGCAGTTTTTGCCGGTTCCCTTGATTGACTTCGATGGGGAAAAGTATTTCTTGAATTACGATGTTAAAAATAGCATCGGAAAGGTGCGGATGTTTTACGGCGTTCTTCCAGTAGTGGCAAGGGCATATGCATGGATAATGAGCTTGGGCGAAGAAGGACTCAAGGAGGTGGCAAGGATAGCTGTGTTGAACAACAATTACTTGATGAGAAACATTTCAAAAATACGTGGTGCTACCATTCCCTATGATGCCCCGGGCAAGCATCGGTTGGAGCAAGTTAGATATAGTTGGGAGAAATTGACGAAAGATACAGGCGTTACGACCGAAGATGTCCAACGTAGAATGTGTGATTTCGGCATGCATTATTGGACAAGCCATCATCCTTGGATAATCCCGGAACCCTTTACTTTGGAGCCTACTGAGTCTTACTCAAAGGAAGAACTGGATGAATATGTAGCTGCTTTAAAGCAAGTCTCGGAAGAAGCTTATACAGACCCAGAGAAGGTAAAAAACGCTCCTTACAATAGTTGTATCCATAAGATAGATCCCTCGTTATTGGATGATCCAAAGAAATGGGCCATAACGTGGCGTTCATATCTTAAAAAACACGGGAAGGATATCGATGCATAA
- a CDS encoding ATP-NAD kinase family protein: MHKVGLIVNPIAGMGGKVGLKGTDGSEIVALARKLGATAEAPFRALQALKELEILKDSIEIIACPGAMGESVAKKCGFKVGIIGPAKEETSAEDTRRAASEMMKLQIELLLFAGGDGTARDIYSSIKDSGPVIGIPAGVKMHSSIFALNPKRAGELALLYLTGKVKELREAEVMDIDEELFRKGVVCARLYGYLKIPFERRYVQNVKAATPPSEKYEQEVIAAEVVENMEQGCIYIVGPGTTTRQIMQLLGLDYSLLGVDVVSNGKLLAKDVSEKQLLEIIDDKRSKLIVTPIGGQGYILGRGNQQLSPRIIKKIGKDNIIVVSTKDKLHSLKGAPLLVDSGDGEVDEMLVGYIKVITGYKEYAIYLVSF, translated from the coding sequence ATGCATAAGGTAGGGTTGATCGTAAATCCCATAGCGGGCATGGGCGGAAAGGTAGGCTTAAAAGGAACTGATGGCTCTGAAATAGTAGCACTTGCGCGAAAACTTGGCGCTACCGCCGAAGCACCTTTTCGTGCCCTACAAGCTCTAAAGGAGCTTGAGATTTTAAAAGATAGCATAGAGATAATAGCATGTCCTGGAGCTATGGGGGAAAGCGTAGCGAAGAAGTGCGGGTTTAAAGTGGGCATCATAGGACCTGCGAAGGAAGAAACCTCTGCCGAAGATACACGTCGAGCAGCATCGGAAATGATGAAGCTGCAAATTGAATTGTTGCTCTTTGCCGGCGGCGATGGAACGGCCCGCGACATATACAGCTCAATAAAGGATTCAGGGCCAGTCATAGGAATACCTGCCGGGGTAAAGATGCACTCCTCGATCTTTGCACTCAATCCCAAAAGGGCAGGAGAGTTAGCTCTTCTTTACTTGACCGGAAAGGTAAAAGAGCTTAGAGAGGCGGAAGTTATGGACATCGATGAAGAGCTGTTTAGAAAAGGCGTTGTGTGCGCCAGGCTTTACGGTTACTTAAAAATCCCCTTCGAAAGAAGATATGTCCAAAACGTAAAGGCTGCCACCCCTCCAAGTGAAAAATACGAACAGGAAGTAATTGCCGCTGAGGTAGTAGAAAATATGGAACAAGGCTGCATTTACATAGTAGGTCCAGGCACCACTACGAGGCAGATTATGCAGTTATTGGGTTTAGATTACAGTTTGCTTGGAGTGGATGTTGTAAGCAACGGAAAACTTCTTGCCAAGGACGTCTCGGAAAAACAACTGTTAGAAATCATCGACGACAAACGTTCCAAACTGATAGTCACACCTATTGGAGGACAAGGATATATCTTAGGTCGAGGAAATCAGCAATTGAGCCCGAGGATCATCAAAAAGATAGGAAAGGACAACATAATAGTCGTTTCCACCAAGGACAAGCTGCATTCCTTGAAAGGGGCTCCACTTCTTGTGGATAGCGGCGACGGCGAAGTCGATGAAATGCTTGTCGGATATATAAAGGTTATTACTGGCTATAAAGAATACGCCATATATCTTGTTTCTTTTTAG
- a CDS encoding sodium:solute symporter family protein, with translation MFFLSIALTIIFVISIGIIASGRKVDAEGYSLAGRKANPFAVSGILLGALVGGASTVGTTEMAYVYGLSAWWFTLGGGIGSLLLALFIAEPLRNSKVTTLAQFLSKHYGLQMSRLAAIGSVIGTLMAIVAQFLAASALLSAIVPLPSWTLNVMIAILILVFIYSGGTKSYSAIGQVKLILLYLTLIVCGVVAYRLGSTPLALVRELPRFPYFSLFARGISKELNSCLSLIVGTLGTQIYAQAVLSASSERTAKRGALLSAILMPPIGLLGIWVGLTLRKEGVVIEPAQALPYFLCTYLPKAFSGIAWATLFITSLGTAAGLSLGVATTVSYDLYLSFKRKLASSSKMLLINRVSLLCVIVVSLIISLKAANSLILQWSYLSMGLRGASVFVPLMAAIFFGVLSPGMALLSGVVGITIACLWPILMLPGEGILLGVCASAAIAAFDIYRNKKTR, from the coding sequence ATGTTTTTCCTATCGATAGCTCTTACAATAATATTTGTCATTTCGATAGGCATCATAGCTTCGGGCAGGAAAGTAGATGCAGAAGGGTACTCGTTAGCTGGTCGAAAGGCAAACCCCTTTGCCGTTTCTGGAATATTGCTCGGTGCCCTAGTTGGTGGTGCATCTACCGTAGGCACCACGGAAATGGCATACGTTTACGGCTTATCTGCATGGTGGTTTACTTTAGGCGGGGGGATAGGGTCGCTCTTGTTAGCTCTATTTATCGCTGAGCCATTAAGGAATTCTAAAGTTACTACATTAGCACAATTTTTGTCGAAGCATTACGGTTTACAGATGAGCCGTCTGGCTGCAATAGGTTCCGTCATCGGCACTCTGATGGCTATCGTGGCGCAATTCCTTGCCGCCTCCGCTTTGTTATCGGCTATTGTACCGTTACCTTCTTGGACCTTGAATGTGATGATTGCCATTTTAATCCTTGTTTTTATATATTCGGGCGGCACTAAAAGTTACAGCGCTATTGGACAGGTAAAATTGATCTTGCTGTACTTGACTTTAATTGTTTGTGGCGTAGTAGCCTATAGATTAGGCAGCACACCACTAGCGCTTGTTAGAGAGCTACCGAGATTCCCATATTTTTCGCTTTTTGCAAGGGGAATATCCAAGGAGCTTAATTCCTGTCTATCGCTGATTGTCGGGACTTTAGGCACGCAGATTTATGCTCAGGCAGTTCTTTCGGCATCGAGCGAAAGGACGGCGAAAAGAGGGGCGTTGCTCTCGGCGATTTTAATGCCTCCTATTGGACTTTTGGGGATTTGGGTTGGACTAACACTAAGAAAAGAAGGCGTTGTAATAGAACCTGCGCAGGCTCTTCCCTATTTTTTGTGTACATATCTTCCTAAAGCCTTTAGCGGCATCGCTTGGGCAACCCTTTTCATAACTTCCCTAGGAACCGCAGCTGGTCTGTCTTTGGGAGTTGCCACGACTGTATCTTACGACCTTTACCTTTCATTTAAAAGGAAACTAGCATCTAGCAGTAAGATGCTTTTAATAAATAGAGTCAGTCTGCTTTGCGTGATCGTCGTATCGTTAATAATTAGTTTAAAGGCAGCTAATTCTCTTATACTACAGTGGAGCTATCTTAGTATGGGATTAAGAGGTGCAAGCGTTTTTGTGCCGTTGATGGCGGCTATATTTTTTGGTGTCCTTTCTCCCGGCATGGCACTGCTATCGGGCGTTGTCGGCATAACAATAGCTTGCCTATGGCCAATATTGATGCTTCCTGGAGAGGGCATCTTACTTGGCGTATGCGCTTCTGCCGCAATAGCCGCGTTCGACATATACAGGAACAAGAAGACACGTTAA
- a CDS encoding tRNA 2-thiocytidine(32) synthetase TtcA, translated as MICFYLVMRMVFLPEQIKHAVGEAVCAYSMIEDGDNVLVGLSGGKDSTLLLLALKHLQQVSPTKFSITALTVDPTGGNFDALELRDFCKSLDIPHIYYPYPIFEIIKLRNESSPCSFCANMRRGILSGIAHEKGFAKLALGHHLTDAIVTLMLNMFYSGRFHTLQPKTWQSRTQTWVIRPLIYLPEKEILSAASLVKIPLSSPKCPYGDNTKRKFMKELLNEITKEAPQGEYSALTALKRALWTTSH; from the coding sequence ATGATATGCTTTTACCTGGTGATGCGCATGGTATTTTTGCCCGAACAAATCAAGCACGCAGTAGGCGAAGCCGTATGTGCCTATTCGATGATCGAAGACGGTGACAACGTGTTGGTGGGGCTGTCTGGCGGAAAGGACAGTACCTTATTACTTTTGGCCCTAAAACACCTACAGCAAGTGAGCCCCACGAAGTTTAGCATTACAGCATTGACGGTGGATCCAACTGGAGGCAATTTTGACGCCTTAGAGCTCAGGGATTTTTGTAAAAGCCTTGACATACCCCACATTTACTACCCCTATCCCATCTTTGAGATAATAAAGCTTCGAAACGAAAGCTCGCCCTGTAGCTTTTGTGCCAACATGAGAAGGGGAATCTTAAGCGGAATAGCCCACGAAAAGGGGTTTGCAAAATTGGCGTTGGGGCATCACCTCACAGACGCTATTGTGACGTTGATGCTCAACATGTTTTACTCTGGAAGATTTCATACGTTGCAACCCAAGACTTGGCAAAGCCGGACACAAACATGGGTGATAAGGCCCCTAATATATCTGCCTGAAAAAGAGATACTGTCCGCAGCCTCCTTAGTAAAAATCCCTTTGAGTAGCCCCAAATGCCCTTACGGCGATAATACCAAAAGGAAGTTCATGAAGGAACTGTTAAACGAGATAACAAAAGAGGCTCCCCAAGGGGAGTATAGCGCGTTAACAGCCCTTAAGAGAGCCCTTTGGACTACTAGCCATTGA
- a CDS encoding GntR family transcriptional regulator, with the protein MRRYQVLSSVDYVYKELRRMIMNKEFKPGQRLPELSLAEQLNVSRTPVREALRRLASEGLVVIIPNEGARLANPSRKEIEDTFEIRAHLECLAIEKAVPNIRPLQICMLEEEIEKEENIFPEKDLEKYLEVNNAFHKIIAEASGNIVLYELIDNILSRSFVYLVLFGSFFDLEDNPSLDEHREIVKALKERDAKKAVELMRSHVLSSCRFAQDLN; encoded by the coding sequence GTGAGACGTTATCAAGTTTTGTCATCTGTGGATTATGTATATAAAGAATTACGTCGTATGATAATGAATAAAGAATTTAAACCCGGACAGCGCCTTCCGGAATTGTCGTTAGCCGAGCAGCTGAACGTAAGCCGCACCCCCGTGAGGGAGGCTTTAAGACGTCTTGCAAGCGAAGGACTTGTTGTCATAATACCCAATGAGGGCGCCAGGCTAGCTAATCCATCAAGAAAGGAAATTGAAGACACTTTTGAAATTAGAGCGCACCTGGAATGTTTGGCCATCGAGAAAGCAGTACCCAACATAAGGCCCTTACAGATTTGCATGCTTGAAGAGGAAATAGAAAAAGAGGAAAATATTTTTCCAGAAAAAGACCTGGAAAAATATTTGGAAGTAAATAATGCCTTTCACAAAATTATTGCGGAAGCCAGTGGCAACATAGTTCTGTACGAACTTATAGATAATATACTTTCTCGGTCCTTTGTATATTTAGTGCTCTTTGGGTCCTTTTTTGACCTCGAAGATAACCCTAGTCTCGACGAACATCGAGAAATCGTCAAAGCCCTAAAAGAGCGAGATGCTAAAAAAGCAGTTGAGCTAATGAGATCTCATGTTCTATCCTCCTGCAGGTTTGCGCAGGATCTGAACTAA